The Candidatus Abyssobacteria bacterium SURF_5 genome has a window encoding:
- a CDS encoding histidine kinase: MDNQLSTVTPAGGNQSDGRPAGLLAFWSRLGLRSRILITLGGLVVITAAGGIVMIWYTYRMEKLLMSVLEENVASLQVAKGLETALLNQRGYVSYYLLEKNPDWLKELGRSRQDFDERMREARALECVGGHAQILDKIEAEYRTYIDGKDETITLYLSGHREEGEKLHRDLRQKFSKVLELCGEYNEMHNREIHEMWLRGQAQARGLRGIAAAAVSAAVLIGGFLSFVLVVQILDPIRRLAIQTSGKNGSDRSLDEVAALKSGVRGLMEDVDQTHLELERSRTRLLQSERMALVGKLAAEAAHSIRNPMTSIKMRLFSLQRSIGPAVARDDFDVISEELRHLDNIVRNFLEFSRPPKLKVQKVDVSDAVDSVLQLLEKRLERHGVKLERERRNSIPCIDADPELLKEVMVNLIVNACDAMGEGGKILITEEEGLAEEIGRVALIQIADTGPGIPESIRDKIFQPFFTTKEEGTGLGLSIAARIVEEHGGRLTVRSEENLGATFIIALPIKEEPA; encoded by the coding sequence ATGGATAATCAATTAAGTACCGTTACTCCCGCCGGCGGGAACCAAAGCGATGGCAGGCCTGCCGGTTTATTGGCTTTTTGGAGTCGTTTAGGGCTTCGCTCCCGGATCCTCATTACACTGGGAGGCCTTGTTGTTATCACGGCCGCAGGCGGCATTGTAATGATCTGGTACACTTACCGGATGGAAAAGCTGCTGATGAGCGTGCTGGAGGAAAACGTGGCGTCTCTTCAAGTAGCGAAGGGGCTGGAAACGGCTCTTTTGAATCAAAGAGGCTATGTCTCATACTATCTGCTTGAGAAGAATCCGGATTGGCTGAAAGAACTTGGACGGTCTCGCCAGGACTTTGACGAGCGGATGCGTGAGGCTCGGGCGCTGGAATGCGTTGGCGGTCATGCGCAGATCCTTGACAAGATCGAGGCGGAATACCGGACGTATATCGATGGAAAGGATGAAACCATTACTTTATATTTATCGGGGCATCGTGAAGAGGGAGAGAAGCTCCACCGGGATTTGAGGCAAAAGTTTTCTAAAGTTCTCGAATTGTGCGGCGAGTATAACGAGATGCACAACCGGGAAATACATGAGATGTGGTTGAGGGGGCAGGCTCAAGCGCGCGGACTTCGCGGGATAGCCGCTGCGGCTGTATCGGCGGCGGTTCTGATCGGCGGTTTCCTTTCCTTTGTTCTGGTGGTGCAGATACTTGATCCAATCCGACGGCTGGCGATCCAGACGAGCGGCAAAAACGGGTCCGATAGATCGCTTGATGAGGTGGCTGCATTGAAGAGCGGCGTTCGAGGTTTGATGGAGGACGTCGACCAGACTCATCTGGAACTGGAGCGCAGCCGCACTCGGCTGCTGCAGTCGGAGCGGATGGCTCTGGTAGGAAAGCTGGCTGCGGAAGCGGCTCACAGTATTCGCAATCCGATGACGTCAATAAAGATGCGATTGTTCTCTCTGCAGCGGTCGATTGGTCCCGCGGTCGCGCGGGACGATTTCGACGTTATCTCTGAGGAGCTGCGTCATCTGGACAACATTGTCAGGAATTTTCTGGAGTTTTCGAGGCCGCCGAAGCTGAAGGTGCAGAAGGTGGACGTATCTGATGCGGTGGATTCGGTCCTTCAACTGCTGGAAAAGCGACTGGAGCGCCATGGGGTGAAGCTGGAGCGAGAGCGGCGCAATAGTATTCCTTGTATCGATGCCGACCCGGAGTTGCTTAAGGAAGTCATGGTGAATCTGATCGTAAATGCATGTGATGCGATGGGGGAGGGCGGCAAGATATTGATTACGGAGGAAGAGGGACTGGCGGAGGAGATTGGGAGGGTGGCGCTTATCCAGATAGCCGATACCGGTCCTGGAATTCCTGAATCGATCCGCGACAAGATCTTTCAGCCGTTCTTCACGACCAAAGAGGAAGGAACGGGACTGGGTCTTTCCATCGCCGCCAGGATTGTCGAGGAACATGGCGGGCGGTTGACGGTGCGGTCTGAAGAGAATCTGGGGGCCACCTTTATCATCGCTCTCCCCATCAAAGAGGAACCGGCATGA
- a CDS encoding DsbA family protein, giving the protein MRRKKAASIHEKSGNNFFTGLFKYLLTGESRLDMIYQPISAKRKGKMKMKRIGRYESQSREFMVLLVLFSVLLFTPSADADFSKHIEWEIVERLELEYPPLDVAASPDGKRLCILLPGEILLYSLAAQKIEERISVDEGFDMIEITRDEQIALFSTSIRKMKLIRLQAVYDFSVEDLPRFGTPDAAVTVVVFNDYQCPYCKNVGGLLTQIMEKFPGQVSVVYKNFPLQMHKAARLAAAAALAAERQRKFPEFHDKLFENQHLLNEAKIEEIAQGLELDLETFKADLKDPALQEIISRDIREGQLADVRGTPTVFVNGKRLEQRSLDELSKMIEAELEPHD; this is encoded by the coding sequence GTGAGACGGAAAAAAGCCGCATCGATCCATGAAAAATCCGGCAATAATTTTTTTACCGGACTTTTCAAGTATCTGTTGACCGGAGAATCTCGTTTAGATATGATTTACCAGCCAATATCTGCAAAAAGGAAAGGGAAAATGAAAATGAAAAGAATCGGTCGGTACGAATCCCAAAGCAGAGAGTTCATGGTCTTGCTGGTTCTCTTCTCGGTCTTGCTTTTTACCCCGTCGGCGGACGCTGACTTTTCAAAACACATTGAATGGGAAATTGTTGAACGCCTTGAACTGGAGTATCCGCCGCTGGATGTGGCGGCATCGCCCGACGGCAAACGGCTCTGCATCCTCTTACCGGGCGAAATCCTTCTGTATTCCCTCGCCGCGCAAAAAATAGAGGAGCGCATTTCCGTCGATGAAGGATTCGACATGATCGAAATCACCCGCGATGAGCAGATAGCCCTATTCAGCACCTCAATAAGAAAAATGAAATTAATTCGTCTGCAAGCAGTGTATGATTTTTCCGTCGAGGATCTCCCTCGTTTCGGGACGCCCGATGCTGCGGTCACTGTCGTGGTATTCAACGATTACCAGTGCCCCTATTGCAAGAATGTCGGCGGTCTGCTCACCCAAATAATGGAAAAATTTCCGGGCCAGGTCAGCGTCGTCTACAAAAATTTCCCGCTCCAGATGCATAAAGCGGCTCGGCTGGCGGCAGCGGCCGCTCTCGCCGCCGAGCGCCAGCGGAAATTTCCGGAATTCCACGACAAGTTATTTGAAAACCAGCACCTCCTGAATGAAGCCAAGATCGAGGAAATAGCGCAGGGACTGGAACTGGATTTGGAAACATTTAAGGCCGACCTGAAAGATCCGGCTCTTCAAGAAATTATCTCGAGGGACATCCGTGAAGGACAACTGGCCGATGTTCGGGGAACACCCACTGTCTTCGTCAATGGGAAACGTTTGGAACAGCGCAGTCTGGACGAACTCAGCAAAATGATCGAAGCTGAACTGGAACCACACGATTAA
- a CDS encoding histidinol phosphate phosphatase domain-containing protein — protein sequence MIDLHMHTFLSDGDLLPSELVQRCIAAGYSAMAITDHADQSNLKFLVESANKIAGEFNSTLASPICIVPGVELTHVRPSAIRDLIEEARMLGARLIVVHGETVVEPVPKGTNRAAIEGGADILAHPGLITREEVELARDKGVALELTTRKMHGMTNGHVAGLAREAGAILVVNTDSHSPGDLMTPHMREHVILGAGLDADYLKKTAENSRLLVNRLMGKILG from the coding sequence CTGATCGACCTCCACATGCACACATTCCTCAGCGATGGAGATCTGCTGCCTTCGGAACTTGTGCAGAGATGCATCGCCGCCGGCTATAGCGCTATGGCCATAACCGATCACGCTGATCAATCCAATCTGAAATTCCTGGTTGAATCGGCAAATAAAATAGCCGGCGAATTCAATTCCACCCTCGCTTCGCCTATTTGCATTGTGCCGGGAGTCGAACTGACTCACGTGCGCCCTTCCGCGATCCGGGACCTGATCGAGGAGGCTCGTATGCTGGGTGCGCGGCTTATCGTCGTTCACGGCGAAACTGTTGTCGAGCCGGTGCCCAAGGGAACGAATCGAGCGGCTATCGAGGGGGGAGCCGATATTCTGGCGCATCCAGGGTTGATCACCAGGGAAGAGGTCGAGCTTGCCCGCGACAAAGGAGTGGCGCTCGAGTTAACAACGCGAAAAATGCATGGGATGACAAACGGTCATGTGGCCGGCCTCGCGCGCGAGGCGGGAGCGATCCTTGTTGTTAATACAGATTCTCATTCGCCGGGGGATCTCATGACTCCGCATATGCGAGAACACGTAATCTTGGGTGCAGGATTGGATGCGGATTATCTGAAAAAGACGGCCGAAAACTCTCGGCTGCTCGTTAACAGGCTTATGGGCAAAATCTTAGGCTAG
- a CDS encoding tetratricopeptide repeat protein, translating into MAGPKVTRKDLKEDKIYTTIARVTDFIVRRRLELAIGIFALLALFALGYYRHIRANRLASEASLALYRAEGLKDNEKEQGLLNVSEDYAGTPAAVLAKYQRANFLYNQRKYEEARREFFNFAKNHPNHPAAPAALEAAGYSLESLGLWAEAINEYERVKKKYPSHPAATRARYRLGLCHERMGNVQDAIEAYESVSELLPDSLWADYAQERLASLGVKKTPEPDATQS; encoded by the coding sequence ATGGCGGGGCCCAAAGTAACACGAAAAGACCTGAAAGAAGACAAAATATACACCACGATAGCGCGCGTTACTGACTTCATTGTGCGCCGTCGTCTCGAACTTGCCATCGGAATCTTCGCCCTTTTGGCCCTGTTCGCGTTGGGGTACTATCGACATATACGCGCAAATCGCCTCGCTTCGGAGGCTTCACTCGCGCTCTATCGGGCCGAGGGGCTCAAAGATAATGAAAAAGAACAGGGGCTGCTGAACGTTTCTGAAGATTATGCGGGAACACCGGCTGCCGTGCTGGCGAAATACCAACGGGCGAATTTCCTGTATAACCAGAGAAAGTATGAGGAAGCCCGTAGGGAATTTTTCAATTTTGCCAAAAACCATCCCAACCATCCGGCCGCACCCGCGGCTTTGGAAGCGGCCGGTTATAGCCTCGAATCTCTCGGCCTATGGGCAGAAGCAATAAACGAATATGAGCGCGTAAAGAAAAAATATCCGTCCCACCCGGCGGCAACAAGAGCAAGGTACCGGCTGGGCCTGTGCCATGAACGAATGGGGAACGTGCAGGACGCAATAGAAGCATATGAGAGTGTTTCGGAATTGCTCCCCGACAGCCTCTGGGCCGACTATGCGCAAGAACGTCTTGCCTCGCTCGGCGTAAAGAAAACGCCGGAACCCGACGCCACCCAAAGCTGA